From the genome of Fretibacterium sp. OH1220_COT-178, one region includes:
- the proB gene encoding glutamate 5-kinase yields the protein MERENLRGCRRIVVKVGTSSITYPTGQINLEKMELLVREVSDLHNSGRELILVSSGAVGAGAGKLGRMPSTLPEKQALAAVGQGLLMQMYEKFFAEYSKSVAQVLLTRDCFSEPGRYLNSRNTIFALLDYGVIPIVNENDTVAVHELKFGDNDRLSAMVACNAGADLLMILSDIDGLYDADPRRNPGARLIPKVSVVTEAMEANSTTRGSSMSSGGMATKLAAARITMANGIPMVIASSDERNVIRRIAGGEEVGTFFIPSREGYAARRQWLAVGSAPKGVLRVDEGAERALVHQGKSLLPSGVRDIEGNFRPGDVVSIRNGANQEVARGISNYASGDARRILGRRSGEIASILGVCDYEELVHRNNMALV from the coding sequence TTGGAACGTGAAAATCTGCGCGGCTGCAGGCGCATCGTCGTGAAGGTGGGAACCAGCTCCATCACCTACCCCACGGGGCAGATCAACCTGGAGAAAATGGAACTTCTGGTCCGGGAGGTCTCCGACCTGCACAACTCCGGCCGTGAACTGATCCTCGTCAGTTCCGGGGCCGTCGGGGCCGGGGCCGGAAAGCTGGGACGCATGCCTTCGACCCTGCCGGAAAAACAGGCGTTGGCCGCCGTCGGGCAGGGGCTCCTGATGCAGATGTATGAAAAATTCTTCGCGGAGTACTCCAAGAGCGTGGCCCAGGTCCTCCTGACGCGGGACTGTTTCTCCGAGCCGGGACGTTACCTGAACTCCCGCAATACGATCTTTGCGCTGCTGGACTACGGCGTGATCCCCATCGTCAACGAGAACGACACCGTTGCGGTCCACGAGCTGAAGTTCGGGGACAACGACCGGCTCTCCGCCATGGTCGCCTGCAACGCGGGGGCCGACCTGCTGATGATCCTGTCGGACATCGACGGCCTCTACGACGCCGATCCCCGCAGGAACCCCGGCGCGCGCCTGATCCCGAAGGTCTCCGTCGTCACGGAGGCGATGGAGGCCAACTCGACGACGAGGGGCAGCTCCATGTCCAGCGGGGGGATGGCCACCAAGCTGGCCGCGGCGCGGATCACGATGGCCAACGGAATCCCCATGGTGATCGCATCGAGCGACGAACGCAACGTGATCCGGCGCATCGCCGGGGGCGAGGAGGTCGGCACCTTCTTCATCCCCAGCCGGGAGGGATACGCCGCACGCCGGCAGTGGCTGGCCGTCGGCAGCGCCCCCAAGGGAGTCCTGCGGGTGGACGAAGGGGCCGAGCGGGCCCTCGTCCACCAGGGAAAAAGCCTCCTGCCCTCCGGGGTCCGGGACATCGAGGGGAACTTCCGGCCGGGGGACGTGGTCTCCATCCGCAACGGCGCCAACCAGGAGGTGGCCAGGGGGATCAGCAACTACGCCTCCGGGGACGCGCGCAGGATCCTCGGCCGCCGGTCGGGGGAGATCGCCTCCATACTGGGCGTCTGCGACTACGAGGAACTGGTGCACCGAAACAACATGGCCCTGGTCTGA
- a CDS encoding hydrolase gives MFGSVQAENTAFLMVDIQERLMPSIDGNEAVLRNAVRLLTAAKVLKLPLIVTEQYPKGIGPTLPELNELVPAGTPRLEKTRFSCCGCAGFDEALDALGRSVTVVFGIETHICILSTVMDLIDRGRNVVLAADACGSRSSENHALALDAVRRGGALVVPTETVVYRMLGAAGTPEFKALLPLFK, from the coding sequence ATGTTTGGCTCCGTCCAAGCGGAGAATACGGCTTTTTTGATGGTCGATATCCAGGAGCGCCTGATGCCCAGTATCGACGGGAACGAGGCCGTGCTGCGGAACGCCGTGCGTCTGCTGACTGCGGCAAAGGTGCTGAAGCTGCCGCTGATCGTTACCGAGCAGTATCCCAAGGGGATCGGCCCCACCCTGCCCGAGCTGAACGAGCTTGTCCCGGCCGGAACGCCGCGCCTTGAGAAGACGCGCTTCTCCTGCTGCGGGTGCGCCGGTTTCGACGAGGCGCTCGATGCCCTGGGGCGCTCCGTGACCGTCGTGTTCGGCATCGAGACCCACATCTGCATCCTGTCCACCGTCATGGACCTGATCGACCGGGGGCGGAACGTCGTCCTGGCCGCCGACGCCTGCGGCAGCCGCAGTTCGGAGAATCACGCCCTGGCCCTGGACGCGGTCCGGAGGGGCGGAGCCCTCGTCGTGCCGACGGAGACGGTCGTGTATCGAATGCTGGGGGCCGCGGGCACGCCGGAGTTCAAGGCCTTGCTCCCCCTTTTCAAGTAG